A portion of the Capra hircus breed San Clemente chromosome 24, ASM170441v1, whole genome shotgun sequence genome contains these proteins:
- the TIMM21 gene encoding mitochondrial import inner membrane translocase subunit Tim21 gives MICTLLRAVRCTERLHGCPGKPWFLPHSVPHRACSQTEPRWRWGLQEQNTAARPRYIWGVNQRSIWTQGRSLQSAKEDGSKRVSVHRSQGGETVLSTSQKVKEAGRDFTYLIVVLIGITITGGLFYTIFRELFSSSSPNKIYGKALEKCRSHPEVISVFGEPVKGYGEATRRGRRQHVSFIEYTKDGLKHMRVKFYIQGSEPGKQGTVHLEVKENPESGEYEFRYIFVELEPYSRTIVIEDNRS, from the exons ATGATCTGCACTCTCCTGAGAGCTGTGCGGTGCACGGAGAGGCTGCATGGGTGCCCCGGGAAGCCATGGTTTCTGCCACACTCCGTGCCTCACAGAGCTTGCTCGCAGACTGAGCCCAGGTGGAGATGGGGGCTGCAAGAGCAGAACACGGCGGCGCGACCTAGGTATATTTGGGGAGTCAACCAGAGATCCATCTGGACGCAAGGACGGAGCCTCCAGAGCGCGAAGGAGGACGGCAGCAAGCGAGTGTCCGTGCACAGGAGTCAGGGCGGGGAAACTGTCCTCTCAACGTCACAGAAAG TGAAAGAAGCTGGAAGAGATTTTACCTACTTAATAGTGGTGCTTATTGGAATCACCATTACAG GTGGCTTGTTTTACACAATCTTCAGAGAACTTTTTTCTTCATCTAGTCCGAATAAGATATATGGGAAAGCCCTAGAAAAGTGCAGATCGCATCCTGAG GTCATCAGTGTTTTCGGTGAGCCCGTCAAAGGCTATGGGGAGGCAACACGACGAGGCCGAAGGCAGCACGTTAG CTTTATTGAATACACGAAAGATGGGCTGAAACACATGCGAGTGAAGTTCTACATCCAGGGCTCGGAGCCTGGGAAGCAGGGAACCGTGCATCTTGAAGTGAAGGAG aacCCAGAAAGTGGTGAATATGAATTTCGATATATATTTGTAGAACTTGAACCTTATTCTAGAACTATTGTCATTGAAGATAATCGATCCTGA